One segment of Ascidiaceihabitans donghaensis DNA contains the following:
- a CDS encoding peptidyl-prolyl cis-trans isomerase — protein MAKGGNSISKTAVWILMGLLILGLGGFGATNLTGTVSTLGTVGDKNIDLNTYARDLGREIQNIQRRTGEPLPFTRVREIGLDQAVLSRLVTQRALDNETSNIGLSIGDENLRDQILQIPTFQGVDGSFDREGYTFALRNSGLSESEFETTLREETARTILQGSVSSGVVMPQSYADTIVSYVAEQRDFTWARLTADDLDGPLLTATSDDLRSYYDENTQDFMRPDIKRLTFVHLSPDSLLPTIEIPEDQLRAEYETRIDEYNTPERRLVERLVFLDQEAADQAAAALEVNGTTFEALVDGRGLELADIDLGDVQRLELGDAGEAVFTAEAGDVVGPFATDLGPALFRVNGVLPAQSTSFEDAQLELRDALGSDRARRIIASEAENLDDLLAGGATLEEIAAESDMELGTLDWFDGSGDGIAAYVDFAEAARAVTVDDFPAIETLDDGGVFAIRLEEEIPAQPAPFDEVRPQVQANWENAQTENRLREQAEALVPQLAAGTDFAGLGLDATQEVDQTRSSFVGGTPPSFMSEVFEMETGDLRVIDSFGTVLLVRLDAVSAASDDPETQELQAQLTAQINQSLAQDVFDVFAQDTLLRAGQYIDQRALQAVHVNFP, from the coding sequence ATGGCCAAAGGCGGCAACAGCATTTCGAAGACGGCAGTGTGGATATTGATGGGCCTGCTGATCTTGGGCTTGGGTGGATTTGGGGCAACCAATCTGACTGGCACCGTCAGCACGCTTGGCACTGTGGGTGACAAGAACATTGACCTGAACACCTACGCACGGGATCTGGGACGCGAAATCCAGAATATCCAACGCCGTACAGGTGAGCCGTTACCTTTCACGCGCGTGCGCGAAATCGGGCTGGATCAAGCAGTCTTGTCCCGATTGGTGACGCAGCGCGCTTTGGACAATGAGACGTCCAACATCGGCCTGTCGATCGGTGACGAAAACCTGCGTGACCAGATTTTGCAAATTCCTACATTTCAAGGTGTCGATGGGTCCTTTGACCGCGAAGGCTACACTTTTGCGCTGCGCAACAGCGGCTTGTCAGAATCCGAATTTGAAACGACCCTGCGCGAAGAAACCGCACGCACCATTCTGCAAGGCTCCGTATCGAGCGGTGTTGTGATGCCACAATCCTATGCTGACACCATCGTCAGCTACGTCGCAGAACAGCGCGACTTTACGTGGGCGCGTTTGACTGCAGACGATCTGGACGGGCCATTGCTGACCGCCACTTCTGACGATCTGCGCAGCTACTACGATGAAAACACACAAGACTTCATGCGCCCCGACATCAAACGCCTGACCTTCGTGCATCTGTCGCCTGACAGCTTGCTTCCAACAATCGAAATTCCCGAAGACCAGCTGCGCGCTGAATATGAAACGCGCATCGACGAATACAACACCCCCGAACGCCGCCTGGTCGAGCGTCTGGTGTTTCTGGATCAGGAGGCCGCAGATCAGGCCGCTGCAGCACTAGAAGTCAACGGCACGACATTTGAAGCTTTGGTCGACGGACGCGGTCTGGAACTGGCCGATATCGATCTGGGCGATGTGCAACGTCTTGAACTGGGCGACGCAGGCGAAGCCGTGTTTACGGCAGAGGCTGGCGATGTGGTTGGCCCCTTTGCCACCGATCTTGGGCCGGCCTTGTTCCGCGTCAACGGAGTTCTGCCAGCACAAAGCACATCCTTTGAAGACGCACAGCTGGAATTGCGTGACGCTTTGGGATCAGACCGTGCGCGCCGCATCATCGCATCCGAAGCCGAAAATCTTGATGATCTTCTGGCGGGTGGTGCGACGTTGGAAGAGATTGCCGCAGAATCCGATATGGAATTGGGCACATTGGACTGGTTCGACGGCAGCGGTGACGGCATTGCCGCTTATGTTGATTTTGCCGAAGCCGCCCGCGCGGTGACGGTTGACGATTTTCCAGCCATTGAAACTTTGGACGATGGCGGCGTGTTTGCCATCCGTCTGGAAGAAGAAATTCCCGCACAACCCGCCCCCTTCGACGAAGTGCGGCCTCAGGTTCAGGCCAACTGGGAAAACGCGCAAACCGAAAACCGCCTGCGTGAACAGGCCGAAGCCCTTGTGCCGCAGCTTGCCGCTGGCACAGACTTCGCCGGATTGGGCTTGGACGCCACCCAAGAGGTCGACCAGACACGCAGCAGCTTTGTGGGTGGCACGCCCCCCAGCTTTATGTCCGAGGTCTTTGAAATGGAGACAGGTGATTTGCGCGTGATCGACAGCTTTGGCACCGTCCTTCTGGTTCGTTTGGATGCCGTTTCAGCAGCTTCGGACGATCCGGAAACGCAGGAACTTCAAGCGCAGCTTACAGCCCAGATCAATCAGTCACTGGCGCAAGACGTGTTTGATGTTTTTGCCCAAGACACCTTGCTGCGTGCGGGCCAGTACATCGACCAACGCGCCTTGCAAGCGGTTCATGTCAATTTCCCCTAA
- a CDS encoding aminotransferase, whose product MGISRTSSTFSPPVMDARRWLDGVTHPDDRPLINVSQAAPVDPPVPQMREAMAHAALNDDNVHLYGPVLGTQSLRTALADNASKHYDTRITADNVAITSGCNQAFAAVLAALCTEGDEVLVPTPWYFNHKMWMDMSGVGAVPIPCEDNMQPTVAAAEARITPRTRAIALVTPNNPTGVEYPADLVLAFFKLAQKHGLALIVDETYRDFHPSPAAPHALFQQPDWGQTFIHLYSFSKSYRLTGHRVGAIIASPDRLQEIEKFLDTVTICPNQIAQHAALWGLNNLDAWLGEQRLEILARATAIREGFDVLAAKGWRLRSAGAYFAYMQHPFALSSAELAPLLVKDAGILCLPGTMFVPDGDPTGATHLRIAFANLDVAGIATLYERLSAVAL is encoded by the coding sequence ATGGGCATCTCGCGCACTTCCTCCACCTTCTCGCCCCCTGTCATGGACGCACGACGCTGGCTGGACGGCGTCACCCATCCTGACGATCGCCCATTGATCAATGTCAGCCAAGCAGCCCCTGTCGATCCGCCCGTTCCACAGATGCGCGAAGCCATGGCACATGCAGCCCTCAATGACGATAACGTGCATTTGTATGGTCCGGTGCTGGGCACGCAATCATTGCGCACGGCCTTGGCGGACAATGCGTCAAAACACTACGACACCCGGATCACAGCAGATAATGTGGCAATCACCTCGGGGTGCAATCAGGCCTTTGCAGCGGTGCTTGCGGCGCTGTGCACGGAAGGGGATGAAGTTCTTGTTCCAACGCCTTGGTATTTCAACCATAAAATGTGGATGGACATGTCGGGTGTTGGGGCTGTACCGATCCCGTGCGAAGACAATATGCAACCCACTGTCGCCGCGGCAGAGGCACGGATCACACCGCGCACACGTGCCATCGCACTTGTCACCCCCAACAATCCAACAGGTGTGGAATACCCTGCGGACTTGGTTCTTGCCTTCTTTAAGCTGGCGCAAAAACACGGGCTGGCGTTGATTGTCGATGAAACCTACCGTGATTTTCACCCAAGCCCGGCTGCCCCACACGCGCTGTTCCAGCAGCCCGACTGGGGGCAGACGTTTATTCACCTTTATTCTTTTTCCAAATCCTATCGCCTGACAGGCCACCGTGTCGGGGCCATCATCGCGTCGCCTGACCGCTTGCAGGAGATTGAAAAGTTTCTGGACACGGTCACCATCTGCCCCAACCAAATCGCGCAGCACGCAGCCCTTTGGGGATTAAACAACCTTGATGCATGGCTGGGCGAACAGCGCCTTGAAATTCTGGCACGGGCAACGGCAATCCGCGAAGGGTTCGACGTTCTGGCCGCCAAAGGCTGGAGGCTGCGCAGTGCCGGGGCCTATTTTGCCTATATGCAGCATCCATTTGCCTTATCATCGGCCGAATTGGCCCCGTTGCTGGTGAAAGATGCGGGCATTTTATGCCTGCCCGGCACCATGTTTGTGCCTGACGGCGATCCAACGGGCGCCACGCATTTACGCATTGCTTTTGCCAATCTCGATGTGGCTGGCATCGCGACGCTTTATGAAAGACTTAGCGCTGTGGCATTGTGA
- the gpt gene encoding xanthine phosphoribosyltransferase — protein MTAKDPNRLPHEKGFHISWDQMHRDSRALAWRLDGRGPDDGAWRAIVAITRGGMAPAMIIARELDVRTVDTISVKSYHSGGGKADQRSEAKVLKSPDKELMGDGTGILIIDDLVDSGKTLELVRELYPNAHFATVYAKPKGEPMVDTFITGVSQDTWIFFPWDMALQYVEPYRGTD, from the coding sequence ATGACCGCCAAAGATCCAAACCGCCTGCCCCACGAAAAAGGGTTCCACATCAGCTGGGACCAGATGCACCGCGACAGCCGCGCCCTTGCGTGGCGGTTGGACGGACGCGGGCCAGACGACGGCGCATGGCGTGCCATCGTGGCCATCACGCGCGGCGGCATGGCACCTGCCATGATCATTGCACGCGAACTGGACGTGCGCACCGTCGATACGATTTCGGTCAAATCCTACCATTCAGGCGGCGGCAAAGCCGATCAAAGGTCCGAGGCCAAAGTCTTGAAATCCCCGGACAAAGAACTCATGGGAGACGGTACTGGCATCCTGATTATCGATGATCTGGTGGACAGTGGTAAAACTCTGGAACTGGTGCGGGAACTCTACCCTAACGCCCATTTCGCAACGGTCTATGCCAAACCCAAAGGGGAGCCGATGGTGGACACATTCATCACGGGCGTATCGCAAGATACATGGATTTTCTTTCCTTGGGACATGGCGCTGCAATACGTCGAACCTTACCGCGGCACGGACTGA
- a CDS encoding LysE family translocator — protein sequence MTWDALLAFNTILIVALASPGAAMLFAMKTAVTSGRRAGIFTGLGLGCAATCWTGAAFLGLEAVFTLFPWAYTALKIGGALYLLYLAVTIWRSAHDTLGQAPKGHGRAFLDGLLVNFGNPKSMLFAAAVIVVIFPKDLTSTDIAFVMLNHLTLEVIFYAGFAVLLSSPPARAGYLRLKPLFDRIASLLLGGFGLKLLLGK from the coding sequence GTGACTTGGGACGCCCTTCTTGCCTTTAACACGATTCTGATCGTGGCCTTGGCCAGTCCGGGTGCCGCGATGCTGTTTGCTATGAAAACCGCTGTAACCTCTGGCAGACGCGCCGGTATTTTTACGGGTTTGGGCCTTGGATGTGCGGCGACATGCTGGACAGGGGCCGCGTTTTTGGGCCTGGAGGCTGTGTTCACCTTGTTCCCATGGGCCTACACCGCTTTGAAAATCGGTGGTGCGCTTTACCTTTTGTATCTCGCTGTAACCATTTGGCGCAGCGCCCATGACACACTGGGCCAAGCCCCCAAGGGACATGGGCGCGCATTTCTGGACGGCCTTTTGGTCAACTTTGGCAACCCCAAGTCGATGCTGTTTGCGGCAGCCGTCATTGTGGTGATCTTTCCAAAGGATCTAACGTCGACGGACATCGCATTTGTGATGCTGAACCATTTGACGCTGGAAGTGATTTTTTACGCGGGCTTTGCGGTACTTTTGTCCAGCCCGCCTGCCCGCGCAGGCTATCTGCGTCTGAAACCTCTCTTTGACCGCATCGCGTCCCTGTTGCTGGGCGGCTTCGGTCTGAAATTGCTGCTAGGAAAATAG
- the fabI gene encoding enoyl-ACP reductase FabI → MQNTIMAGKRGLIMGLANDKSIAWGIAKACSDAGAELAFSYQGDALKKRVDPLAAQLGSDIVLPCDVGSETSMDALFDSLEDHWDHLDFIVHAIGFSDKNELRGRYVDTSRDNFAMTMDISVFSFTAIMQRAEKMMSEGGSALTLTYYGAEQVMPHYNVMGVAKAALEASVKYLAEDLGKDGIRVNAISAGPIKTLAASGIGDFRYIMKWNEYNSPLRRNVTIEDVGKSALYLLSDLASGTTGENLHVDAGYHVVGMKAVDAPDISKG, encoded by the coding sequence ATGCAAAACACTATCATGGCGGGAAAACGCGGGCTGATCATGGGATTGGCCAATGACAAATCAATCGCGTGGGGCATCGCCAAAGCCTGTTCCGACGCGGGTGCCGAATTGGCATTCTCGTATCAGGGTGACGCGTTGAAAAAACGTGTTGATCCGTTGGCGGCACAGCTTGGCAGCGACATCGTTCTGCCCTGTGACGTTGGTTCTGAAACATCCATGGATGCGCTTTTTGACAGCTTGGAAGACCATTGGGACCACTTGGACTTTATCGTTCATGCCATTGGTTTCTCGGACAAAAACGAATTGCGTGGCCGCTATGTTGACACCAGTCGCGACAATTTCGCGATGACGATGGACATTTCTGTGTTCTCTTTCACAGCGATCATGCAGCGCGCCGAAAAGATGATGTCGGAAGGCGGGTCTGCCCTGACGCTGACATACTACGGCGCTGAACAAGTCATGCCGCATTACAATGTCATGGGCGTGGCCAAGGCGGCGCTTGAAGCGTCGGTCAAATATCTTGCTGAAGATCTGGGCAAAGACGGCATCCGGGTGAATGCCATTTCAGCTGGTCCGATCAAAACGCTGGCGGCGTCCGGTATCGGCGATTTTCGTTATATCATGAAGTGGAACGAATATAATTCGCCACTCCGCCGCAATGTCACTATCGAAGACGTCGGCAAGTCTGCGCTGTATCTGTTGTCCGATCTGGCCTCTGGCACCACAGGAGAGAACCTGCACGTCGATGCGGGATACCATGTCGTCGGTATGAAAGCCGTCGACGCGCCGGACATCAGCAAAGGGTAG
- the pdxH gene encoding pyridoxamine 5'-phosphate oxidase translates to MTERKGKFAGDDPFVIAQKWLAEAQDSELNDPNAIALSTVDASGLPNARMVLLKDIEAGAFVFYTNYTSAKAQELDSAGKAAFVMHWKSLRRQIRVRGLVEKEDGPSADAYYASRSLKSRLGAWASDQSKPLSSRTALVAKVAKVTATHGTNPKRPPFWGGYRITPLEIEFWADGDHRLHDRFVWRRENTDLPWAIDRLNP, encoded by the coding sequence ATGACAGAGCGTAAAGGCAAATTTGCAGGCGACGACCCTTTTGTGATTGCACAAAAGTGGTTGGCAGAAGCCCAAGACAGCGAACTGAACGACCCGAATGCAATAGCGTTAAGCACTGTAGACGCCTCCGGGTTGCCAAATGCGCGCATGGTATTGCTGAAAGACATCGAAGCCGGGGCGTTTGTGTTTTACACCAACTATACATCTGCCAAAGCACAGGAATTGGACAGCGCGGGCAAAGCAGCATTTGTGATGCACTGGAAGTCACTGCGCCGCCAAATTCGTGTGCGCGGTTTGGTTGAAAAGGAAGACGGGCCATCAGCCGATGCGTATTACGCCTCGCGGTCCCTTAAAAGCCGCTTGGGGGCTTGGGCTTCGGATCAAAGCAAACCGCTGAGCAGCCGCACCGCGTTGGTAGCCAAAGTTGCCAAAGTCACGGCCACGCATGGCACCAATCCCAAGCGCCCACCCTTTTGGGGCGGTTACCGCATTACGCCACTTGAGATTGAATTCTGGGCCGACGGCGATCACAGGTTGCATGACCGGTTTGTCTGGCGCCGTGAAAATACCGACCTTCCATGGGCGATAGATCGCCTAAATCCCTGA
- a CDS encoding cold-shock protein, which produces MNERNTVSNEENTTDQIAGLVKWFDPVKGFGFVVADQGGPDILLHVNVLRNFGQSSVADGARITVDVQNTDRGVQAVEVISIEPPEGDGTANLSDIAELDADAVADAPLEPGRVKWFDKGKGFGFANIFAREEDVFLHVEVLRRSGLSDLQPGEALAMRVIDGKRGKMAAEVHAWEVALHKDT; this is translated from the coding sequence ATGAATGAAAGAAATACTGTGTCCAACGAAGAAAATACCACGGACCAGATTGCAGGCCTTGTTAAATGGTTTGACCCGGTAAAGGGTTTTGGATTTGTCGTCGCGGACCAAGGTGGGCCCGATATCCTGTTACATGTGAATGTGCTGCGCAATTTTGGCCAAAGCTCTGTCGCTGACGGGGCGCGCATAACTGTAGATGTCCAAAATACCGACCGCGGCGTGCAAGCCGTCGAAGTTATCAGTATTGAACCCCCTGAAGGGGACGGCACAGCAAACCTGTCTGACATCGCAGAGCTGGACGCCGATGCAGTGGCCGATGCGCCGCTGGAACCGGGCAGGGTCAAATGGTTCGACAAAGGTAAGGGCTTTGGATTCGCCAATATCTTTGCGCGTGAAGAAGATGTTTTCCTGCATGTTGAAGTGCTGCGCAGATCAGGGCTTTCTGATTTGCAACCCGGCGAGGCCCTTGCAATGCGCGTCATAGACGGCAAACGTGGTAAAATGGCCGCTGAAGTTCACGCCTGGGAAGTTGCATTACACAAGGACACCTGA
- a CDS encoding DUF192 domain-containing protein, translating to MVRYILSALALTVVFLSTGGAGYAECRADTVYLRGDWGQARFSVDVADTFETQSRGLMFVEDMPLSKGMLFVYDRPKSLSFWMRNTLIPLDMVFVDPFGVVKHVHSNAIPHDLTPIHGGDGLVAVLEINGGLAKQLGITVGSEMRHPSFVKSLAAWPC from the coding sequence ATTGTGCGGTATATTCTGTCTGCTTTGGCTCTGACTGTTGTTTTTCTATCTACAGGCGGGGCAGGGTATGCAGAATGTCGTGCTGATACCGTGTATCTTCGAGGCGATTGGGGGCAGGCGCGATTCAGCGTCGATGTGGCCGACACTTTTGAAACTCAAAGTCGCGGTTTGATGTTTGTGGAAGATATGCCTTTGTCCAAAGGCATGTTGTTTGTCTACGACCGTCCAAAATCGCTGTCATTTTGGATGCGCAACACACTTATTCCTTTGGATATGGTTTTTGTTGATCCGTTTGGCGTCGTGAAGCACGTCCACTCGAATGCGATTCCCCATGACCTGACCCCGATCCACGGCGGCGACGGGCTTGTCGCCGTTCTTGAGATCAACGGCGGTTTGGCCAAGCAGCTTGGCATTACGGTTGGATCTGAAATGCGGCATCCCTCTTTTGTGAAATCTCTGGCCGCCTGGCCCTGTTAG
- a CDS encoding vitamin B12-dependent ribonucleotide reductase: MKIERTFTTAGQDAYASLEFVSTVSEIRNPDGTIVFHLDNVEVPAKWSQVASDVIAQKYFRKAGVPSRLKKVKEKDVPEFLWRSVPDGDDVEFTGETSSKQVFDRLAGAWAYWGWKGGYFTTEADAQAYYDEMRHMLASQRAAPNSPQWFNTGLHWAYGIDGPAQGHHYVDYKTGKLTASKSSYEHPQPHACFIQSVSDDLVNDGGIMDLWVREARLFKYGSGTGTNFSSLRAAGENLSGGGKSSGLMGFLKIGDRAAGAIKSGGTTRRAAKMVIVDADHPDIEDFINWKVLEEQKVASIVAGSKMHEQKLNLIFDAIKAWDGAEADAYDPKVNPQLKDAVRAAKKVAIPETYVKRVLDYAKQGHTSIEFPTYDTDWDSEAYNSVSGQNSNNSIRVTNAFLTAVEKDADWELVNRTNGKVHKVIKARDLWEQVGHAAWACADPGIQYHDTVNEWHTCPEDGEIRGSNPCSEYMFLDDTACNLASMNLLTFLKDGQFQVEDYMHASRLWTVTLEISVMMAQFPSKAIAQRSYDFRTLGLGYANIGGLLMNMGYSYDSDEGRALCGALTAIMTGVAYATSAEMAGELGPFPGYKKNADHMLRVMRNHRNASYGAKEGYEALAVKPVPLDHANCPDARLIDLAMSTWDEALSLGEKNGYRNAQTSVIAPTGTIGLVMDCDTTGIEPDFALVKFKKLAGGGYFKIINQSVPAALEKLGYGSAQIEEIVSHAVGHGSIGNAPGINHTSLMGHGFGPNELAKVDAALESAFDIRFVFNQWTLGEEFCTQVLGIPTEKLNDPTFDLLKSLGFSKGDIEAANNHVCGTMTVEGAPHLKEQHYSIFDCANPCGKTGKRYLSVNSHIHMMAAAQSFISGAISKTINMPNDATIEDCQKAYELSWSLGVKANALYRDGSKLSQPLAAALVEDDDDAQETLESGSMHEKATVLAEKIVEKVIIKEIVKSHREKMPERRKGYTQKAIVGGHKVYLRTGEYQDGNLGEIFIDMHKEGAGFRAMMNNFAIAVSVGLQYGVPLEEFVDAFTFTKFEPAGMVQGNDSIKNATSILDYIFRELAVSYLDRTDLAHVQPEGASFDSLGRGEEEGVSNVSEISETAASKSLEVLKQISSTGYLRKRLPQDLVVLQGGMAEAGMSDPVGALETLVPEIATAAVVSGGGATAVSSGTVSSGSVKMDARVKAKMQGYEGEACGECGNYTLVRNGTCMKCNTCGGTSGCS, translated from the coding sequence ATGAAGATTGAAAGAACATTCACGACAGCCGGGCAGGACGCATATGCGTCTTTGGAATTCGTGTCCACAGTGTCGGAAATCCGCAACCCGGACGGCACAATCGTCTTTCATCTTGATAACGTCGAAGTGCCCGCCAAATGGAGTCAGGTCGCGTCAGATGTCATCGCGCAAAAATATTTCCGCAAAGCAGGCGTTCCAAGCCGCTTGAAGAAAGTGAAAGAAAAAGACGTTCCTGAATTCCTGTGGCGCTCCGTTCCAGATGGCGACGATGTCGAGTTCACAGGCGAAACATCTTCCAAGCAAGTGTTCGACCGTCTCGCAGGTGCGTGGGCGTATTGGGGCTGGAAAGGTGGCTATTTCACCACCGAAGCCGACGCACAGGCCTACTACGACGAGATGCGCCACATGCTTGCCTCGCAGCGCGCCGCGCCGAACAGCCCGCAGTGGTTCAACACAGGCTTGCACTGGGCCTATGGCATCGACGGTCCGGCCCAAGGCCACCACTATGTCGATTACAAGACCGGCAAATTGACCGCGTCCAAGTCATCCTACGAACACCCACAGCCCCACGCCTGCTTCATCCAGTCCGTGTCCGACGATCTGGTCAACGACGGCGGCATCATGGACCTTTGGGTGCGCGAAGCGCGTCTGTTCAAATACGGCTCTGGCACAGGCACGAACTTCTCGTCTTTGCGTGCAGCGGGCGAAAACCTTTCAGGCGGCGGCAAGTCTTCGGGCCTGATGGGCTTCCTGAAAATCGGTGACCGTGCCGCAGGGGCCATCAAATCCGGCGGCACCACACGCCGCGCCGCGAAAATGGTGATCGTCGATGCGGATCACCCGGATATCGAGGACTTCATCAACTGGAAAGTGCTGGAAGAGCAGAAAGTGGCGTCCATCGTTGCTGGCTCCAAAATGCACGAGCAGAAGCTGAACCTGATCTTTGACGCGATCAAAGCATGGGACGGCGCCGAGGCCGACGCCTACGATCCAAAGGTAAACCCACAGCTGAAAGACGCCGTGCGCGCTGCCAAAAAGGTCGCAATTCCAGAGACATACGTCAAACGTGTGTTGGATTATGCAAAGCAAGGCCACACATCCATCGAATTCCCGACGTATGATACTGACTGGGATTCGGAAGCCTATAACTCTGTTTCCGGCCAAAACTCCAACAACTCGATCCGCGTCACAAACGCCTTTCTGACAGCTGTTGAAAAAGACGCAGACTGGGAACTGGTCAACCGTACTAACGGTAAAGTCCACAAGGTCATCAAGGCGCGCGATCTGTGGGAACAAGTCGGACACGCCGCATGGGCCTGCGCCGATCCGGGCATCCAATACCACGACACCGTGAACGAATGGCACACATGCCCTGAAGACGGTGAAATCCGCGGATCAAACCCATGTTCCGAATACATGTTTCTGGACGACACGGCCTGTAACCTTGCGTCGATGAACTTGCTGACCTTCCTGAAAGACGGCCAGTTCCAAGTCGAAGACTACATGCACGCCTCGCGTCTATGGACTGTGACGCTGGAAATTTCGGTGATGATGGCGCAATTCCCATCCAAAGCGATAGCGCAGCGGTCGTATGACTTCCGCACGCTGGGTCTGGGCTATGCGAACATCGGCGGTCTGCTGATGAACATGGGCTATTCCTATGACAGCGACGAAGGCCGTGCCTTGTGTGGCGCGTTGACCGCGATCATGACAGGCGTTGCATATGCGACATCTGCTGAAATGGCAGGCGAGCTTGGCCCGTTCCCGGGTTACAAAAAGAATGCCGACCACATGCTGCGGGTCATGCGCAATCACCGCAATGCGTCTTATGGCGCGAAAGAAGGCTATGAAGCACTGGCCGTGAAACCAGTCCCATTGGACCACGCCAACTGCCCGGATGCACGTCTGATTGATCTGGCAATGTCCACGTGGGACGAAGCGCTGTCTTTGGGCGAAAAGAACGGCTACCGCAACGCGCAAACTTCTGTGATCGCACCAACAGGCACCATCGGTCTGGTGATGGATTGCGACACGACAGGGATCGAGCCTGACTTTGCGCTGGTAAAATTCAAGAAGTTGGCTGGTGGCGGTTACTTCAAAATCATCAACCAATCCGTGCCTGCCGCTTTGGAAAAATTGGGCTACGGGTCGGCGCAGATTGAAGAAATCGTGTCGCATGCAGTGGGCCACGGCAGCATTGGCAACGCGCCGGGCATCAACCACACGTCCTTAATGGGGCATGGGTTTGGACCAAATGAGCTGGCCAAAGTGGACGCGGCGCTGGAATCAGCTTTCGACATCCGCTTTGTCTTCAACCAATGGACCTTGGGCGAAGAGTTCTGCACGCAAGTGCTCGGCATTCCAACGGAAAAGCTGAACGACCCAACCTTCGATCTGCTGAAATCCCTGGGCTTTTCCAAGGGCGACATTGAGGCCGCCAACAACCACGTTTGTGGCACAATGACCGTAGAAGGGGCGCCGCATCTGAAAGAACAGCACTACAGCATCTTTGACTGCGCCAACCCGTGCGGCAAAACCGGCAAGCGTTACTTGTCCGTGAACAGCCACATCCACATGATGGCGGCGGCACAATCGTTCATCTCGGGTGCGATTTCCAAAACGATCAACATGCCAAACGATGCAACGATCGAAGACTGCCAGAAAGCCTATGAGCTGTCATGGTCGTTGGGTGTCAAAGCGAACGCTTTGTATCGCGATGGTTCCAAACTGTCCCAGCCTTTGGCGGCAGCTTTGGTCGAAGACGACGACGACGCGCAGGAAACACTGGAAAGCGGTTCCATGCACGAAAAGGCCACAGTTCTGGCCGAAAAGATCGTCGAAAAGGTGATCATCAAGGAAATCGTCAAGTCGCACCGCGAAAAGATGCCAGAGCGCCGCAAAGGCTACACCCAAAAAGCCATCGTGGGCGGGCACAAAGTGTACCTGCGCACAGGTGAATACCAAGACGGCAATCTGGGCGAAATCTTCATCGACATGCACAAGGAAGGTGCAGGCTTCCGGGCTATGATGAACAACTTTGCTATCGCTGTGTCCGTGGGTCTGCAATACGGTGTGCCTTTGGAGGAATTTGTCGACGCCTTCACTTTCACCAAGTTTGAGCCAGCTGGCATGGTCCAAGGCAACGACAGCATCAAGAATGCGACCTCAATCCTTGATTACATCTTCCGCGAATTGGCCGTGTCCTATCTGGACCGCACCGATTTGGCGCATGTCCAACCCGAAGGCGCGTCATTTGACAGCCTTGGGCGCGGCGAAGAAGAGGGCGTCAGCAACGTCTCCGAGATTTCGGAAACAGCGGCCAGCAAGTCTTTGGAAGTGTTGAAACAAATCAGCTCGACCGGGTATCTGCGCAAACGTTTGCCGCAAGACCTTGTGGTTCTGCAAGGAGGCATGGCCGAGGCTGGCATGAGCGATCCTGTGGGTGCATTGGAAACTCTGGTGCCGGAAATCGCCACAGCCGCCGTCGTTTCGGGTGGTGGGGCAACGGCTGTCAGTTCAGGAACCGTCAGTTCCGGCTCAGTCAAAATGGACGCACGGGTCAAAGCCAAAATGCAAGGCTATGAAGGCGAAGCTTGTGGCGAATGTGGCAACTACACGTTGGTGCGCAACGGCACCTGCATGAAGTGCAACACATGCGGCGGCACTTCGGGCTGCAGCTAA